The following are from one region of the Leucobacter sp. Psy1 genome:
- a CDS encoding S-ribosylhomocysteine lyase, with protein MGDIELAEVESFALDHTKVLAPYVRLIGVERGPRGDAISNYDIRFVQPNAGEIPTAGLHTIEHTIAALLRTRLEGLIDISPFGCRTGFHLIAWGEPEPAEVAAAIKSSLEDLVHRVTWDDVPGTDATSCGNYRDHSLFSAQEWAAEVLRQGISLDAFDRSRIA; from the coding sequence ATGGGCGACATCGAACTGGCCGAGGTCGAGAGCTTCGCGCTCGACCATACGAAAGTCCTGGCACCCTATGTGCGACTGATCGGCGTGGAGCGCGGCCCGCGCGGAGACGCGATCTCCAACTACGACATTCGTTTCGTGCAGCCGAACGCCGGTGAGATCCCGACGGCCGGCCTGCACACCATCGAACACACCATTGCCGCTCTGCTGCGCACCCGACTCGAGGGCCTCATCGACATCTCGCCGTTCGGGTGCCGCACCGGGTTCCACCTCATCGCTTGGGGTGAGCCGGAGCCGGCCGAGGTCGCCGCGGCGATCAAGTCGTCGCTCGAAGATCTCGTGCACCGCGTGACCTGGGACGATGTGCCTGGCACCGACGCGACGAGCTGCGGCAACTACCGCGATCACAGCCTGTTCTCCGCACAGGAGTGGGCTGCCGAAGTCCTGCGCCAGGGCATCAGCCTCGACGCGTTTGATCGCTCGCGGATCGCCTAG
- a CDS encoding purine-nucleoside phosphorylase, which translates to MATDELPLLVFAHADEAAAFADVPHLVTGVGKINAATELTRALCAAEDDYAEVVVLGTAGVVADGPDAPELNHVYRISEAVQHDYSLPSPRLALDAGSADGERTAVIATGDVFVQNDAQRAHLASLGAALVDMETYAYAVVCERLGVPLRVYKVPSDFADSSTTGEEWDEIAETKSEQLRRFWDERVGEPGR; encoded by the coding sequence ATGGCTACTGACGAACTGCCCCTGCTGGTCTTTGCACACGCCGATGAGGCCGCAGCGTTCGCTGATGTTCCGCACCTCGTGACCGGGGTCGGGAAGATCAATGCGGCGACGGAGCTCACTCGTGCGCTCTGCGCCGCCGAGGATGACTATGCGGAGGTGGTCGTGCTCGGAACGGCCGGCGTCGTCGCCGACGGGCCAGATGCTCCGGAACTGAATCACGTCTACCGCATCTCGGAGGCGGTGCAGCACGACTACTCGCTGCCCTCGCCCCGCCTCGCACTCGACGCGGGGAGTGCGGACGGGGAGCGTACCGCGGTCATCGCGACCGGAGACGTCTTCGTGCAGAACGACGCGCAGCGTGCGCACCTGGCGAGTCTGGGGGCCGCGCTGGTGGACATGGAGACCTATGCGTACGCCGTGGTCTGCGAGCGGCTCGGAGTTCCCCTCCGTGTGTATAAGGTGCCGTCCGACTTCGCCGACAGCTCGACGACCGGCGAGGAGTGGGATGAGATCGCGGAGACGAAGAGCGAGCAGCTTCGTCGATTCTGGGATGAGCGGGTGGGTGAGCCCGGCCGCTGA
- a CDS encoding NAD(P)/FAD-dependent oxidoreductase, whose translation MTDRGAAVVGSGPNGLAAAVTLARAGVPVTVFESHTTIGGGTRTAEVVRPGVLHDVCSAIHPMALATEFMRAFEIDRRTEFVVPDVSYANPLSDRYSAIAYRDLHRTAERLGADGRAYANLFRPLTDRIDDVVDFALGGTMLRWPSDLAAAAMMGLRVAEQGTPLWNLRFRAEAAPALITGVAGHSIGSLPGLAPAAVGLVLGALAHTTGWPVPVGGSRAITDAMAADLVDHGGTIETDHRVTDLSELSEFDTVVCNTSARVFTEIAGSRLPGGYARALRRFRYGDGATKVDFVLDGPIPWGDPEVALAPTVHLGGTRAETAHAEREVSRGRIPERPYVLLAQPDEFDPSRNPEGVHAIWSYAHVPAGSDTDMRERVTAQIERYAPGFRDRIVDAHVTTARELEAYNPNYHGGDFSAGAITMPQLLARPVLGTDPWRTPLPGVYLSSSSVSPGPGVHGLNGWYAARSALKHQYGLPAPALGIDA comes from the coding sequence ATGACGGATCGAGGCGCAGCAGTCGTGGGCTCCGGCCCGAACGGCCTGGCAGCGGCTGTGACCCTCGCTCGCGCGGGCGTCCCCGTGACCGTGTTCGAGTCGCACACCACGATCGGCGGTGGGACCCGCACGGCCGAGGTGGTGCGCCCGGGGGTGCTCCACGACGTCTGCTCGGCGATCCACCCGATGGCGCTCGCTACCGAGTTCATGCGGGCGTTCGAGATCGACCGTCGCACCGAGTTCGTCGTTCCCGACGTCTCGTACGCCAACCCGCTGAGCGATCGCTACTCGGCGATCGCGTATCGCGACCTGCACCGGACCGCCGAGCGCCTCGGAGCCGACGGCCGCGCCTACGCGAACCTCTTCCGACCGCTGACGGACCGCATCGACGATGTGGTCGACTTCGCGCTCGGCGGCACCATGCTGCGATGGCCCAGCGATCTCGCAGCAGCAGCCATGATGGGGCTCCGGGTCGCCGAGCAGGGCACTCCGCTCTGGAATCTTCGCTTCCGCGCCGAGGCCGCTCCCGCCCTGATCACGGGCGTCGCGGGCCACAGCATCGGGAGTCTGCCTGGGCTCGCCCCGGCAGCCGTGGGGCTCGTGCTGGGCGCGCTCGCGCACACCACCGGCTGGCCGGTGCCCGTCGGCGGATCCCGCGCCATCACCGATGCCATGGCCGCAGACCTGGTCGACCACGGTGGCACCATCGAGACGGATCACCGCGTCACCGATCTCAGCGAACTCTCCGAGTTCGACACCGTCGTCTGCAACACCTCCGCCCGAGTCTTCACGGAGATCGCCGGCTCGCGCCTGCCCGGCGGATACGCGCGCGCGCTGCGCCGCTTCCGATACGGCGACGGCGCAACGAAGGTCGACTTCGTGCTCGACGGTCCGATCCCCTGGGGCGATCCCGAGGTCGCACTGGCGCCGACCGTCCACCTCGGCGGGACGCGCGCCGAAACGGCCCACGCCGAGCGCGAGGTGAGTCGGGGCAGAATCCCCGAACGGCCGTACGTGCTGCTCGCCCAGCCGGACGAGTTCGACCCCTCCCGGAACCCGGAGGGCGTGCACGCAATCTGGAGCTACGCACACGTGCCCGCGGGGTCGGACACCGACATGCGCGAGCGAGTGACCGCCCAGATCGAACGGTACGCCCCCGGGTTCCGCGACCGCATCGTCGACGCCCACGTGACGACGGCGCGCGAGCTCGAAGCGTACAACCCGAACTACCACGGCGGCGACTTCAGCGCGGGTGCCATCACGATGCCGCAGTTGCTGGCACGGCCCGTGCTCGGCACCGACCCCTGGCGCACGCCGCTGCCAGGCGTCTACCTCTCGTCGTCCTCTGTGTCCCCCGGTCCAGGAGTCCACGGACTCAACGGCTGGTACGCCGCTCGGTCCGCGCTCAAGCACCAGTACGGGCTCCCAGCGCCGGCCCTCGGCATCGACGCCTGA
- a CDS encoding ECF transporter S component — protein sequence MDHRPDEPVTFDDIAADLRALRARRGETSFAEISRRISVHRRSQGVPDVAATPPRSTVYNAFRDGRARMDAELIREIALALGESEARADEWHDRCTSARRALPIRATTAEERTVTGHHASDNHETEGSAESTLGALAETSEHAPAPHDPARTRPLGHWGAGALLLACVAMNIAGNAVVAELSLGLFLDMIGTAVAAVALGPWYGVAVAVATHGIAIGTNSAAVLPFTLVNIAGALVWGYGIRRFAMGQTFTRYFVLSLIAGTVCTLVAVPIILSLFASGTGHAVDGLALTLQNLGLPLTVAVFAGNLMTSLPDKLITGFVALSLLLFVHARWRRDGAEFPLLDQLSRLGRPARTSTDHQEQARLDAEHAPDHDARKPASAASDHTRRCTQ from the coding sequence GTGGACCACAGACCAGATGAGCCTGTCACTTTCGACGACATCGCTGCGGACCTGCGTGCACTGCGCGCGCGTCGAGGCGAGACGAGCTTCGCCGAGATCTCCCGCCGGATCAGCGTCCATCGACGTTCCCAGGGGGTCCCCGATGTCGCGGCGACCCCTCCCCGATCAACCGTGTACAACGCCTTCCGTGACGGACGTGCGCGCATGGATGCCGAGCTCATCCGGGAGATTGCACTCGCACTCGGCGAGAGCGAGGCCAGAGCGGATGAGTGGCACGACCGGTGCACCAGTGCCCGCCGCGCACTGCCGATCCGCGCGACTACCGCGGAGGAGAGGACGGTCACCGGACACCACGCTTCCGATAACCACGAGACCGAAGGCTCAGCCGAAAGCACCCTCGGTGCGCTCGCGGAGACGTCAGAGCACGCCCCTGCACCTCACGACCCCGCGCGCACCCGACCCCTCGGCCACTGGGGCGCTGGCGCACTCCTCCTCGCGTGCGTTGCGATGAACATCGCGGGCAATGCGGTCGTCGCCGAGCTGTCGCTCGGGCTGTTCCTCGACATGATCGGCACCGCCGTCGCCGCTGTGGCGCTCGGGCCGTGGTACGGAGTCGCAGTGGCGGTCGCCACGCACGGCATCGCGATCGGCACGAACAGCGCCGCGGTACTTCCGTTCACGCTCGTGAACATCGCCGGCGCCCTCGTGTGGGGCTACGGCATACGCAGGTTCGCCATGGGGCAGACGTTCACCAGGTACTTCGTCCTGAGCCTCATCGCCGGCACCGTCTGCACGTTGGTCGCCGTCCCGATCATCCTCAGCCTTTTCGCGAGCGGAACGGGTCACGCGGTGGATGGCCTCGCGCTGACTCTGCAGAACCTCGGACTTCCGCTCACGGTCGCCGTATTCGCAGGCAACCTCATGACCTCGCTCCCCGACAAGCTCATCACGGGCTTCGTCGCCCTGAGTCTGCTGCTTTTCGTGCACGCACGCTGGCGGCGGGACGGAGCGGAGTTCCCGCTGCTCGACCAATTGAGCCGCCTCGGGCGTCCGGCCCGCACCTCAACTGATCACCAAGAACAGGCTCGGCTCGACGCTGAGCACGCCCCGGACCACGACGCACGCAAGCCGGCATCAGCAGCTTCCGACCACACGCGACGCTGCACGCAGTAA
- a CDS encoding amidohydrolase: MTHRPHAITPEVLRADAMLTPDGAIADAELEFDETGTILYAGPARSTSRVTRELCGHVLMPGLVNGHTHSAMTLQRGVSDDEGFMPWLAAVQAIEQHLTHDDVAAGLELALLEMIETGTTAFADMYVWDEALIERVREAGMRAMIAPASFTRETVGFPGVTGATGEEVTEATERLAARYADDPQIRIAFGPHAPYTCEPEFLRDIAERSLRTGIPVHTHVSESLAETTDVEARFGATPGAHLDALGIVNDRLLAAHCVHLTAGEITRFGEAGAAVSHNPVSNLKLGNGVAPFLELREAGARLTLGTDSVASNNSLDLFEEIKTATILHRGVRHDAAALRAADVLHVATRGGAEAIGFPASGALTAGANADVIALDVTGTHATPFSGAAALVSHLGFAARGTDVRHVYVGGRHLYADGEHLTLDASAVRARARSAAERVRREAGSL, encoded by the coding sequence ATGACTCACCGACCCCACGCCATCACGCCAGAGGTACTGCGGGCCGACGCGATGCTCACCCCTGACGGGGCGATCGCCGACGCCGAGCTCGAGTTCGATGAGACGGGCACGATCCTGTACGCCGGCCCTGCGCGCTCCACCTCGCGCGTCACGCGCGAGCTCTGCGGTCATGTGCTGATGCCGGGTCTCGTCAACGGCCACACCCACTCGGCGATGACGCTGCAGCGGGGCGTCAGTGACGACGAGGGGTTCATGCCGTGGCTCGCCGCGGTGCAGGCGATCGAGCAGCACCTCACACACGACGATGTCGCCGCCGGTCTCGAACTGGCGCTCCTCGAGATGATCGAGACAGGCACGACGGCATTCGCCGACATGTACGTCTGGGACGAAGCGCTCATCGAACGCGTCCGCGAGGCCGGAATGCGCGCGATGATCGCTCCGGCTTCCTTCACGAGAGAGACGGTGGGCTTCCCGGGGGTCACCGGGGCTACCGGCGAAGAGGTCACGGAGGCGACCGAGCGGCTCGCCGCCCGGTACGCCGATGATCCGCAGATCAGGATCGCCTTCGGCCCGCACGCCCCCTACACCTGCGAGCCGGAGTTCTTGCGGGACATCGCCGAGCGGTCGCTCCGCACGGGTATTCCGGTGCACACGCACGTCTCGGAATCGCTCGCCGAGACCACCGACGTGGAGGCGCGATTCGGCGCGACCCCGGGTGCTCACCTGGATGCGCTCGGAATCGTGAACGACCGTCTGCTGGCCGCGCACTGCGTGCACCTCACCGCGGGTGAGATCACACGGTTCGGTGAGGCGGGCGCGGCAGTGAGCCACAATCCCGTCTCGAATCTGAAGCTCGGCAACGGGGTCGCGCCGTTCCTCGAACTCCGCGAAGCGGGGGCGCGCCTCACGCTCGGCACCGACAGCGTCGCGAGCAACAACTCGCTCGACCTGTTCGAGGAGATCAAGACAGCGACGATCCTCCACCGGGGCGTCAGGCACGACGCTGCGGCTCTGCGCGCCGCTGACGTGCTCCACGTCGCGACCCGAGGGGGAGCGGAGGCCATCGGGTTCCCGGCTTCTGGAGCACTCACGGCCGGGGCGAACGCCGACGTGATCGCGCTCGACGTGACCGGCACGCACGCCACGCCGTTCTCGGGTGCCGCTGCACTGGTCTCGCACCTCGGCTTCGCCGCGCGCGGTACCGACGTGAGGCACGTGTACGTGGGCGGTCGGCACCTGTACGCCGACGGAGAGCACCTCACGCTCGACGCATCGGCGGTTCGCGCGCGTGCGCGCTCTGCAGCTGAACGGGTCAGGCGGGAGGCCGGGTCGCTCTAG
- a CDS encoding type 1 glutamine amidotransferase domain-containing protein, with protein MSQLTGKKVAFLATDGFEDSELTSPWEAVTEHGAVAELISTESGTITGKNGHEARVDQTTAQASTGDYDALVLPGGVVNSDDIRLDQDAVAFVRQIFAEHKPVGVICHGGWILTDADVLQGREITSYPSLKTDLQNAGAKWVDAEVICDEGLVSSRTPDDLPAFNAKLVEEIEEGKHSGQTA; from the coding sequence ATGTCGCAACTCACCGGAAAGAAAGTCGCGTTCCTCGCCACGGACGGATTCGAGGATTCCGAGCTCACGAGTCCCTGGGAAGCCGTCACCGAGCACGGAGCCGTCGCGGAGCTCATCTCCACCGAGTCAGGCACGATCACCGGGAAGAACGGTCACGAAGCGCGCGTCGATCAGACCACGGCGCAGGCCAGCACGGGCGACTACGACGCTCTGGTGCTGCCAGGCGGCGTCGTGAACTCCGACGACATCAGGCTCGACCAGGATGCGGTGGCGTTCGTCCGCCAGATCTTCGCCGAGCACAAGCCGGTGGGTGTCATCTGCCACGGCGGTTGGATCCTCACCGACGCCGATGTGCTGCAGGGTCGCGAGATCACCTCCTACCCGAGCCTGAAGACCGACCTGCAGAATGCCGGGGCGAAGTGGGTCGACGCCGAGGTCATCTGCGATGAAGGGCTCGTGTCGAGTCGCACCCCGGACGACCTTCCGGCATTCAACGCGAAGCTCGTGGAAGAGATCGAAGAGGGCAAGCACAGCGGGCAGACCGCCTGA
- a CDS encoding hemolysin III family protein, which translates to MAERREPDPESRDRTFPEPDSLSVPLLDESIEHERASAGASEVKPRWRGWIHAATFPVSIAAGIVLISLAHGSLAKSASAVFMLTSMLLFGISALYHRINWKPETKQLFRRLDHANIFLLIAGTYTPVALLALPADQGTLLLALVWAGALLGIGFRVFWIGSPRWLYVPLYVILGWAAVMYLGDIYQASPAAMVLVIVGGLLYTAGSVVYGMKRPNPLPGTFGFHEIFHALTVLAFLCHWTAALLLALDPFRLR; encoded by the coding sequence ATGGCAGAACGACGCGAACCGGATCCCGAATCGCGCGACCGCACCTTCCCCGAACCCGACAGCTTGTCGGTGCCGCTCCTCGACGAGTCGATCGAGCACGAGCGCGCCTCGGCCGGTGCATCGGAGGTGAAGCCTCGGTGGCGGGGATGGATCCACGCGGCAACCTTCCCCGTGTCGATCGCGGCCGGCATCGTCCTCATCAGCCTCGCGCACGGGTCCCTGGCAAAGTCGGCGTCTGCGGTCTTCATGCTCACGAGCATGCTGCTCTTCGGCATCTCTGCGCTCTACCACCGGATCAACTGGAAGCCAGAGACCAAGCAGCTGTTCCGGCGGCTCGACCACGCCAACATCTTCTTGCTGATCGCGGGAACCTACACCCCCGTCGCCCTCCTCGCGCTGCCCGCCGACCAGGGAACGCTCCTGCTCGCGCTCGTCTGGGCCGGTGCGCTGCTCGGAATCGGTTTCCGGGTGTTCTGGATCGGGTCGCCGCGCTGGCTCTACGTTCCCCTCTACGTCATTCTCGGGTGGGCTGCCGTCATGTATCTCGGCGACATCTATCAAGCGAGCCCCGCCGCCATGGTCCTCGTGATCGTCGGCGGCCTGCTCTACACCGCCGGGTCGGTCGTCTACGGCATGAAGCGCCCGAACCCGCTGCCAGGCACCTTCGGCTTCCACGAGATCTTCCACGCGCTGACGGTGCTCGCGTTCCTCTGCCACTGGACGGCCGCGCTACTCCTCGCGCTCGACCCCTTCCGGCTGCGCTGA
- a CDS encoding isoprenyl transferase — MQSDPAKELETPRPGLLYRLYQRRLRREIDGSRVPHHIAVIVDGNRRWAKQRLQERAAYGHRAGARKIPEFLSWCEEAGVEVVTLYLLSADNLGARDRQELEDLFGIIAELARELADKPQWRVKHVGACDGLSEELASALAAAEERTAERPGLHINLAVGYGGRSEIAAAVHGIIEEHQEAGGSIDTLADHLTPESIGEHLWTRGQPDPDLVIRTSGEQRLSDFMIWQSAHSEFYFVEALYPDLREVDFLRALRDYSTRQRRLGG, encoded by the coding sequence GTGCAATCCGATCCCGCGAAAGAACTCGAGACGCCCCGTCCCGGGTTGCTCTACCGGCTGTATCAGCGGCGACTGCGCCGCGAGATCGACGGCTCACGCGTGCCGCACCACATCGCCGTGATCGTTGACGGGAACCGACGCTGGGCGAAGCAGCGCCTGCAGGAGCGCGCCGCGTACGGGCACCGGGCAGGCGCGCGGAAGATCCCCGAATTCCTCTCGTGGTGCGAGGAAGCCGGGGTGGAGGTCGTCACCCTCTACCTCCTGTCCGCGGACAACCTGGGCGCCAGGGACCGGCAGGAATTGGAGGATCTTTTCGGGATCATCGCGGAACTCGCGCGCGAGCTCGCTGACAAACCGCAGTGGCGCGTCAAACACGTGGGGGCCTGCGACGGTCTGTCCGAAGAACTTGCCTCAGCGCTCGCCGCAGCCGAGGAGCGCACCGCTGAGCGCCCGGGACTCCACATCAATCTCGCTGTCGGGTACGGGGGCCGGAGCGAGATCGCGGCAGCGGTGCACGGCATCATCGAGGAGCATCAGGAGGCCGGTGGATCCATCGACACCCTAGCCGACCACCTCACCCCCGAGAGCATCGGCGAGCACCTCTGGACCCGGGGGCAGCCCGACCCGGATCTCGTGATCCGCACCTCGGGGGAGCAGCGGCTCAGCGACTTCATGATCTGGCAGTCGGCGCACTCCGAGTTCTACTTCGTCGAAGCGCTCTACCCCGACCTGCGAGAGGTCGACTTCCTGCGGGCGCTCCGCGACTACTCGACCCGTCAGCGCCGCCTCGGCGGGTGA